The following proteins come from a genomic window of Polaribacter dokdonensis:
- the mscL gene encoding large conductance mechanosensitive channel protein MscL yields MKFKLLQDFKDFAVKGNMIDIAIGVIIGTAFNKVVNVLVKEVLMPPLTYMTDGVNWENRKYVIREAIITEGKPKIEEVAIGYGKLIEAGVDFLVISFTVFLVVRVMNSMKKKAEDPKNKTVSTPKNIELMNKTNELLEKQNEYLQKALERK; encoded by the coding sequence ATGAAGTTTAAGCTACTACAAGATTTTAAAGATTTTGCTGTAAAGGGTAATATGATTGATATTGCAATAGGTGTAATTATTGGTACAGCATTTAACAAGGTTGTAAATGTTTTGGTGAAAGAAGTGCTAATGCCACCTTTAACTTACATGACAGATGGTGTAAATTGGGAAAACAGAAAATACGTAATTAGAGAAGCAATTATTACAGAAGGCAAGCCAAAGATTGAAGAGGTTGCAATAGGTTATGGAAAACTAATTGAAGCAGGTGTAGATTTTTTGGTTATTTCTTTTACAGTATTTTTAGTAGTAAGAGTAATGAATTCTATGAAAAAGAAAGCTGAAGACCCAAAAAATAAAACAGTTAGTACTCCAAAAAATATAGAATTAATGAATAAAACCAATGAGCTTTTAGAAAAGCAAAACGAATATTTACAGAAAGCTTTAGAGCGTAAATAA
- a CDS encoding YHS domain-containing (seleno)protein: MKQWIVILFLSFSSVIFSQSIDYNTKRGYVAEGFDVVAYFTESKPIEGKKDFTVTYSDVRFKFSKLENLKLFKSNPEKYIPQYGGYCAYALAVKGKKVSINPKTFEVRDGKLYLFYNKGKTNTLQFWLNEGAKELQLKADLNWQKFINN, encoded by the coding sequence ATGAAACAGTGGATTGTAATTTTATTTCTATCATTTTCATCTGTAATATTCTCTCAAAGTATAGATTACAATACTAAAAGAGGCTATGTAGCAGAAGGTTTTGATGTGGTTGCATATTTCACAGAAAGCAAGCCTATTGAAGGTAAAAAAGATTTTACAGTCACTTACAGTGATGTAAGATTTAAATTTTCTAAGCTAGAGAATCTAAAACTTTTTAAATCGAATCCAGAAAAATACATTCCACAATATGGTGGTTATTGTGCGTATGCATTAGCAGTAAAAGGAAAAAAAGTAAGTATAAACCCAAAAACTTTCGAGGTTAGAGATGGTAAACTATACTTATTTTATAATAAGGGTAAAACCAATACATTACAATTTTGGTTGAATGAAGGTGCAAAAGAACTACAATTAAAGGCAGATTTAAACTGGCAAAAATTCATCAACAACTAA
- a CDS encoding acyltransferase has protein sequence MKNELFNIQSEDQFTKIALNVFNHQFKNNKVYRSFCDLIYVHPSDVNKIEEIPFLPIQFFKTRKVLSSTQEIEEEFTSSGTTGSITSKHLVTDITLYEESYLRGFHHFYGDIKDYVVLALLPNYLERKGSSLVYMVNDLIQKTQNSESGFYLNNLDELAQKLIKLDKSGQKILLIGVSFALLDLVEKHQFNLKNTIVMETGGMKGRRKELIRNELHTILSKGFAVNEIHSEYGMTELLSQGYSKGNGVFETPPWMKILTRDTEDALTILDKGKTGGINVIDLANYNSCSFIATQDLGKIHKNNTFEIIGRFDNSDIRGCNLMVL, from the coding sequence ATGAAAAACGAATTATTTAACATACAGTCTGAAGACCAATTTACAAAAATTGCTTTAAATGTTTTTAATCATCAATTTAAAAATAATAAAGTTTATCGTTCTTTCTGTGATCTTATATATGTGCATCCTTCAGATGTAAATAAAATAGAAGAAATTCCTTTTTTACCTATTCAGTTTTTTAAAACACGAAAGGTTTTATCATCAACCCAAGAAATTGAAGAAGAATTTACAAGTTCTGGAACTACAGGAAGCATAACAAGTAAACATTTGGTAACAGATATAACACTCTATGAGGAAAGTTACTTAAGGGGTTTTCATCATTTTTATGGTGATATTAAGGATTATGTTGTATTGGCATTATTGCCCAATTATTTAGAAAGAAAAGGTTCTTCTTTGGTATATATGGTAAATGATCTAATTCAGAAAACACAAAATTCAGAAAGTGGTTTTTACTTAAATAATTTAGATGAATTAGCTCAGAAACTAATTAAATTAGATAAAAGTGGCCAAAAAATTTTATTAATAGGTGTTTCTTTTGCACTGTTAGATTTAGTAGAAAAACATCAATTTAATCTAAAAAACACCATAGTTATGGAAACTGGTGGTATGAAAGGTAGGCGAAAAGAATTGATTAGAAATGAGTTGCATACAATTCTATCAAAAGGATTTGCAGTAAATGAAATACATTCAGAATATGGAATGACAGAACTTTTAAGTCAAGGTTATTCTAAAGGAAATGGAGTTTTTGAGACTCCTCCTTGGATGAAAATTTTAACTAGAGATACAGAAGACGCGTTAACAATTTTAGATAAAGGCAAAACAGGAGGTATTAATGTTATTGATTTAGCCAATTACAATTCTTGTTCTTTTATAGCTACACAAGATTTAGGAAAAATTCACAAAAACAATACTTTTGAAATTATTGGAAGATTTGACAATTCTGACATAAGAGGTTGTAATTTAATGGTATTATAA